One genomic window of Onychostoma macrolepis isolate SWU-2019 chromosome 25, ASM1243209v1, whole genome shotgun sequence includes the following:
- the LOC131533998 gene encoding uncharacterized protein LOC131533998, producing the protein MADLPADRLSTEPPFTNVGIDVFGPWSVVTRRTRGGSADSKRWAVIFVCLSVRAVHIELIESMSTSSFINALRRFFSIRGPAKLLRSDRGTNFVGACKELKINVNDSGLSAYLKDTGCTWIFNPPHASHMGGSWERLIGVARRILDDILIQKPTRLTHEILTTLMAEVMAIINARPLVPVSTDPDSPEILTPALLLTQKRNTGADPEGDFGTNDLHTKQWKQVQCLADTFWKRWRREYLSTLQNRKKWPDAKTNVKVGDVVLLKESQAPRNSWPIGLVVKTIPSADKLVRKVELKIVDQGTTKFFMRPISEIVILFSPKT; encoded by the coding sequence ATGGCAGATTTGCCTGCAGATAGACTATCGACTGAACCACCCTTTACTAACGTAGGCATTGATGTGTTTGGCCCATGGAGTGTGGTCACACGGCGTACAAGAGGTGGCAGCGCAGATTCAAAACGCTGGGCAGTGATTTTCGTGTGCTTGTCTGTCAGAGCAGTGCATATTGAGCTGATTGAGTCTATGTCTACATCAAGTTTTATCAATGCATTGCGTCGATTTTTCTCTATTCGCGGCCCAGCAAAACTACTTCGATCTGATAGAGGTACAAACTTTGTAGGTGCCTGCAAAGAGTTGAAAATCAACGTGAATGACTCTGGGTTAAGTGCCTACCTCAAAGACACAGGATGCACGTGGATCTTCAATCCGCCCCATGCTTCACACATGGGGGGATCTTGGGAGAGACTCATTGGAGTTGCTAGACGAATTCTGGATGATATTCTGATTCAAAAACCCACACGCCTCACGCATGAGATTCTGACGACTCTAATGGCTGAAGTTATGGCAATCATAAATGCGAGGCCTTTAGTACCAGTGTCTACAGACCCAGACTCTCCAGAAATACTAACTCCAGCATTGTTGTTGACACAGAAACGGAACACAGGTGCAGATCCTGAGGGAGATTTTGGCACAAATGATCTCCACACAAAACAGTGGAAACAAGTGCAGTGTCTTGCCGATACCTTTTGGAAAAGATGGCGAAGGGAATATTTGTCGACACTGCAGAATCGTAAAAAGTGGCCTGATgcaaaaacaaatgtgaaaGTTGGTGATGTTGTGCTTTTGAAAGAAAGTCAAGCACCAAGGAACAGCTGGCCTATTGGACTTGTCGTAAAAACCATTCCAAGTGCAGACAAATTGGTTCGTAAAGTGGAACTGAAAATTGTTGACCAAGGAACCACTAAATTCTTTATGAGACCAATATCGGAAATAGTCATTCTCTTTTCTCCCAAGACTTAG